A genomic segment from Desulforegula conservatrix Mb1Pa encodes:
- a CDS encoding radical SAM protein, whose protein sequence is MANIENERYQGFEQGPIRPPSEATSLLIRVTRNCPWNRCSFCPVYKGEKFSLRPVEHVIKDIDMVSKYVNEIVESSGSVHGSRSRLNRIANEVPYNEVQAFQAALQWHRYGMESIFLQDANSLILKPADLIDVLKHLKIVFPWVSRITSYARSHTVARISDDDLKLMAETGLNRIHIGMESGSDKVLAKVKKGVTKADHVSAGQKVKKAGIELSEYIMPGLGGEDLSKEHALESADALNQINPDFIRLRTLAIPNHVELFDDWSNGVFVKCSDLTVARELRLFLEKIEGIDSYLASDHILNLFEDVQGHFPEDKAKMLGIIDAFLDMPPQDKMVYQIGRRIGLFHGIADMKNPGMRQQAEELCTRFEVTPDTVDDAITELMKRFI, encoded by the coding sequence ATGGCTAATATTGAAAATGAAAGATATCAGGGATTTGAACAGGGACCTATCCGCCCTCCAAGTGAGGCGACCAGTCTTCTTATACGTGTAACGAGGAACTGCCCCTGGAACAGATGCAGTTTCTGCCCTGTTTACAAAGGCGAAAAATTTTCTTTGCGACCTGTTGAGCATGTAATTAAAGACATAGACATGGTTTCAAAATACGTTAACGAAATCGTTGAATCTTCCGGGAGTGTGCATGGCTCAAGATCCAGGCTCAACCGAATTGCAAATGAAGTTCCCTACAACGAAGTCCAGGCATTCCAGGCTGCTCTTCAATGGCACAGATACGGTATGGAATCCATTTTTCTTCAGGATGCCAATAGCCTGATACTTAAGCCAGCAGATCTGATTGATGTCTTAAAACATCTGAAAATTGTTTTTCCCTGGGTTTCAAGAATAACTTCCTATGCAAGAAGCCACACAGTTGCAAGGATAAGTGATGATGACCTTAAACTTATGGCAGAAACAGGGCTTAATCGTATACATATCGGCATGGAGTCGGGTTCTGACAAGGTTCTTGCAAAGGTAAAAAAAGGAGTAACAAAGGCCGATCATGTCAGTGCAGGTCAAAAGGTTAAAAAAGCGGGCATTGAGCTTTCAGAATACATAATGCCTGGACTTGGGGGGGAAGATCTTTCTAAAGAGCATGCACTGGAATCCGCAGATGCCCTGAATCAGATAAATCCGGATTTTATAAGACTCAGAACCCTTGCGATACCCAATCATGTGGAGCTTTTTGATGACTGGTCAAATGGCGTTTTTGTAAAATGCAGCGATTTGACCGTGGCCAGGGAATTAAGGCTGTTTCTTGAAAAAATTGAAGGTATTGACAGTTATCTTGCCAGCGATCATATTTTGAATTTGTTTGAAGACGTTCAGGGCCATTTCCCGGAAGATAAGGCAAAGATGCTCGGAATTATTGATGCCTTCCTTGATATGCCTCCGCAAGATAAAATGGTTTATCAGATAGGCAGAAGAATAGGCCTTTTCCATGGAATAGCAGATATGAAAAACCCGGGTATGAGACAGCAGGCAGAGGAACTTTGTACAAGATTCGAGGTTACGCCAGATACTGTTGATGACGCCATCACAGAGCTGATGAAAAGATTTATTTAA
- the mltG gene encoding endolytic transglycosylase MltG, whose product MKFIKKDLIKKALVLSAVSAVIILIIAAALFFGVKYYSKIPYSESEETVIVDIQPGTGLVKTSALLKQKDLIKSPLIFKAYTVMIGFDKKIRAGEYELRKNMSASEILTILAEGRVKLYKIVIPEGYALSQIALIVEASGLSDKKSFMESATDREFIRSLGIKADSIEGYLFPETYLFPKKTSPQKIIKTMVAGLFKIYTPDFFKKSEQMGLSLHETLTLASIIEKETGSADERPIISSVFHNRLKIGMRLETDPTVIYGINNFDGNLTRKDLETPTPYNTYIINGLPPGPIASPGESAIKAALYPADTKYLYFVSKNDSTHHFSENYKEHQNAVRQYQLRRKQD is encoded by the coding sequence ATGAAATTTATAAAAAAAGATTTGATTAAAAAAGCACTCGTCCTGTCAGCAGTATCAGCTGTTATTATATTAATAATTGCTGCCGCCTTGTTTTTTGGCGTTAAATACTATTCAAAAATTCCTTATTCAGAATCAGAAGAAACAGTAATTGTCGATATTCAGCCTGGCACAGGACTGGTCAAGACATCTGCCCTGCTTAAGCAAAAAGATCTGATCAAATCTCCCCTTATCTTTAAGGCCTACACGGTGATGATCGGTTTTGATAAAAAGATAAGGGCCGGCGAATATGAGCTCAGAAAAAACATGTCAGCGTCAGAAATACTAACTATTCTAGCCGAAGGCAGAGTCAAGCTTTATAAAATTGTTATTCCTGAAGGGTACGCCCTATCGCAGATTGCTCTTATAGTTGAAGCATCCGGGCTTTCTGACAAAAAAAGCTTTATGGAATCTGCCACTGACAGGGAATTTATTAGAAGTCTTGGAATTAAAGCAGATTCAATTGAAGGCTATCTTTTCCCCGAGACCTATCTGTTTCCCAAAAAAACAAGTCCTCAAAAAATTATAAAAACGATGGTGGCCGGTCTTTTTAAAATTTACACTCCTGATTTTTTCAAAAAAAGTGAGCAGATGGGGCTATCCCTTCACGAAACCCTCACCCTTGCGTCAATTATTGAAAAAGAGACTGGCAGTGCGGATGAAAGACCAATCATATCATCGGTTTTTCACAACAGACTCAAAATTGGCATGAGGCTCGAGACTGATCCCACCGTTATATACGGAATAAATAATTTTGATGGTAATCTGACAAGGAAAGATCTTGAGACGCCTACTCCATATAATACATATATTATAAACGGGCTTCCGCCTGGTCCGATAGCAAGCCCCGGTGAATCAGCAATTAAAGCCGCACTCTACCCTGCTGACACAAAATATCTTTATTTTGTGTCAAAAAATGATTCGACCCATCATTTTTCAGAAAATTACAAGGAACATCAGAACGCCGTAAGGCAGTATCAGTTGAGAAGAAAACAGGACTAA
- a CDS encoding glycoside hydrolase family 3 N-terminal domain-containing protein: MPINDYLNSFLINNPKPDLTAGQLLMFGFDGTKFNSDIRFLIQKLKIGGVILFKRNIESPGQVKDLCMAMQEAALSAELPPLFIAVDQEGGAVARLRKPSFDEYPGASGIKSLKEAEEISNEMSKVLNNLGFNMNMAPVLDIAFDPSTSIMKDRAYSDSPEGAAEFGRTVVKTFQKNGIMAVGKHFPGIGRTVLDSHLTLPLLDTEKEILIKNDLVPFKAAIDENVSGIMLSHILYKNIDSEWPASLSVKIAGDLLRCEMGYKGLALTDDLDMKAINHDIKTCISRIIMANIDMTLICSRNSNQENALDEILRLCRDNSNASGNAFKSAERILIAKEKFI; this comes from the coding sequence ATGCCGATTAACGATTACCTGAACAGCTTTCTTATAAATAACCCGAAACCTGACCTGACTGCTGGCCAACTCCTTATGTTTGGCTTTGACGGAACTAAATTCAACTCGGACATCAGATTCCTGATACAAAAACTAAAAATTGGCGGCGTGATTCTGTTCAAGAGAAACATCGAAAGCCCGGGACAGGTAAAGGATTTATGCATGGCAATGCAGGAAGCGGCATTGTCTGCGGAACTTCCTCCGCTCTTCATTGCCGTTGACCAGGAAGGCGGCGCAGTCGCAAGACTTAGAAAGCCGTCTTTTGATGAATATCCCGGAGCTTCAGGCATAAAATCCCTGAAAGAAGCCGAAGAAATATCAAATGAAATGTCAAAGGTGCTTAATAATCTTGGATTTAATATGAATATGGCACCTGTTCTTGATATTGCTTTTGATCCTTCAACAAGCATAATGAAAGACAGAGCGTATTCTGACTCGCCTGAAGGCGCAGCCGAATTTGGCAGAACCGTCGTAAAAACATTTCAAAAAAATGGAATAATGGCAGTTGGTAAGCACTTCCCAGGAATTGGCAGAACAGTACTTGACTCCCACCTGACCCTCCCTCTTCTTGATACAGAAAAAGAGATACTGATAAAAAACGATCTTGTACCGTTCAAGGCAGCAATAGATGAAAATGTGTCGGGCATCATGCTTTCACATATTTTATACAAAAATATTGATTCTGAATGGCCGGCAAGTCTTTCAGTTAAAATTGCGGGTGATCTTCTCAGGTGTGAAATGGGCTACAAGGGCCTTGCTCTAACAGACGACCTTGATATGAAGGCAATCAATCATGATATAAAAACCTGTATTTCCAGAATTATCATGGCAAATATCGACATGACACTTATTTGCAGCAGAAACTCAAATCAGGAAAACGCGCTGGACGAGATATTGAGACTTTGCAGGGATAATTCCAATGCATCCGGGAATGCTTTCAAATCAGCAGAGAGGATACTCATTGCCAAGGAAAAATTTATTTAA
- a CDS encoding CHASE4 domain-containing protein — protein MTEQLSIRTKVLLSLCILSVVIMAILVLSFYSMTFRSIKSFELENADMNIKRVNHEINILKTNLSSLCNDWSAWDDTYVFIEDKNQEFIDENLNDKTISNIKTNVIVFLNNKSEVVHVNFLNPLTQASAPFPDDLLERILKEKKLLKHNKLDSKSESFFLYSEMPVLLISRPIRTSNYTGPIKGTLIFGRIFSNEVLEEFEKNLGLNISVLPGKPELKDNLKFVEHKTDDEFQTAFISIKNTGNSQAYIFQKDSNGLDSFALSISIPREFATKVLGEAVIYFVIVLFSSFILLAFLLFFIDKSVLSPLFNLSRSARNIASKGDFSSRLEIAKGKEFGLLSTSLNEMLESLEKYYLDHMKDRDALMESEAYLARLLDAIDCGVISADMADHRVLNINQAGMEMTGYSKEEIIGRKYSEIISDVSGGHSASAAAKSRGVYTCEGLIFKNTGVSLHVLKSITPLKRRDGEVLIISFVDISILKATEEMIRKNEAVYREFFEQDLTGDFISDPKGRIIECNIAFANIFGYDSVSEIMNIDANELYILSESRTQLLEILKKEKKLKGIKWTMRKKNGDPVYLIGNIIGVFDDDGVFVQMRGYLFDETERIMLEKALRQAYKMEAIGTLAGGIAHDFNNILSAIMGHAELCQITTDPDSAFSDRLEKIIQATKRAKSLVKQILTFSTRKEIEKHTVEVGAAVKEALNLVKSSIPSIIEIRTEISSHSSVSADPNHIHQIVINICTNAMDAMSGENKGILEVAVDDVYLDNNNDVMAKYGDYVRISISDTGHGMTPDTIDRIFDPFFTTRQKLGKTGMGLSVVHGIIKSLDGAIRVESEPGEGALFEVFLPLLEVKESVHPVLMKNSNIINLFTEYDTSDHDIIKASEHSETGHLSEVGGVTEENKLKKKYTVLVVEDEAIILEMLTEMIKNMGFSVIAQQNPLHAIEFFKSSPESVDIVMTDLSMPEIGGEKLSEEIFSISPYTPVVICSGFSSKKYAEEANLKGPRIFLKKPIVSGVLSNTLKEICEYMEKKK, from the coding sequence ATGACCGAACAACTAAGCATAAGAACAAAAGTACTCTTGTCTCTCTGCATTTTATCTGTTGTGATAATGGCCATATTGGTCCTCTCTTTTTACAGCATGACCTTCAGAAGCATAAAAAGCTTTGAGCTTGAAAATGCCGACATGAACATAAAAAGAGTAAATCATGAAATAAATATTTTAAAAACAAACCTCAGTTCTTTGTGCAATGACTGGTCTGCCTGGGATGATACTTACGTTTTTATAGAGGATAAGAACCAGGAGTTTATTGATGAAAACCTTAACGATAAAACCATCAGTAATATTAAAACAAATGTTATTGTCTTTTTAAACAATAAGTCAGAAGTCGTTCATGTGAATTTTTTAAACCCTTTAACACAAGCCTCGGCTCCATTCCCAGATGATCTTTTAGAAAGAATTTTAAAAGAAAAAAAACTTCTAAAACATAACAAGCTTGATAGTAAGTCAGAATCTTTTTTTCTGTATTCGGAAATGCCTGTGCTTTTGATTTCAAGGCCTATAAGAACGAGCAATTATACTGGACCGATAAAAGGAACTCTTATTTTTGGCAGGATTTTCTCAAATGAAGTGTTAGAAGAATTTGAAAAAAATCTTGGGCTTAACATATCAGTCCTTCCGGGAAAGCCTGAACTCAAAGATAATCTGAAATTTGTCGAGCATAAAACAGACGATGAATTTCAGACCGCATTCATTTCCATAAAAAACACAGGGAACAGCCAGGCATATATTTTTCAAAAAGACTCAAACGGCCTTGATTCTTTTGCTTTATCCATTTCAATACCAAGGGAATTTGCCACAAAAGTACTTGGAGAGGCTGTAATATATTTTGTTATAGTTCTTTTTTCATCATTTATTCTTTTGGCTTTTTTGCTTTTTTTCATAGACAAGTCAGTCCTTTCTCCTCTTTTCAATCTGAGCAGAAGTGCAAGAAATATTGCTTCAAAAGGAGATTTCAGTTCGAGGCTTGAAATTGCCAAAGGCAAAGAATTTGGTTTGCTTTCAACTTCGCTTAACGAAATGCTCGAATCACTTGAAAAATACTATCTCGATCATATGAAAGACAGAGATGCCTTGATGGAAAGCGAGGCCTATCTTGCCAGGTTATTGGACGCCATTGACTGCGGAGTGATTTCAGCAGATATGGCAGATCATAGAGTCCTTAATATAAACCAGGCAGGGATGGAGATGACTGGATATTCAAAGGAGGAAATAATCGGAAGGAAGTATAGTGAAATAATATCCGACGTTTCCGGAGGTCATTCTGCTTCAGCAGCCGCCAAAAGCAGAGGCGTTTATACATGTGAGGGTCTGATATTTAAAAATACTGGCGTAAGTCTTCATGTCCTGAAGAGCATTACGCCTTTAAAGCGCAGGGACGGCGAGGTGCTAATAATATCTTTTGTTGATATAAGCATTTTAAAGGCAACAGAAGAAATGATCAGAAAAAATGAGGCCGTATACAGGGAGTTTTTTGAACAGGATCTGACCGGAGATTTTATTTCAGATCCAAAAGGCAGAATCATAGAATGCAACATCGCGTTTGCAAACATATTCGGTTATGACTCTGTTTCAGAAATTATGAATATTGATGCAAATGAGTTATATATACTGAGTGAGTCCAGAACCCAGCTTCTCGAAATATTAAAAAAAGAAAAGAAGCTTAAAGGCATCAAATGGACCATGAGGAAGAAAAATGGAGATCCGGTATACCTCATAGGCAATATTATAGGTGTTTTTGATGATGATGGTGTGTTTGTCCAGATGAGGGGATATCTGTTTGATGAAACAGAGAGAATCATGCTTGAAAAAGCTCTCAGGCAGGCTTACAAAATGGAGGCCATAGGTACACTTGCAGGCGGAATTGCCCATGACTTCAATAATATTCTTTCGGCAATAATGGGGCATGCAGAACTCTGCCAGATTACCACTGACCCTGATTCAGCTTTTTCGGATCGTCTGGAAAAAATTATCCAGGCCACAAAGAGGGCAAAGAGTCTTGTGAAGCAGATTCTTACCTTCAGTACAAGAAAAGAAATAGAAAAACATACCGTGGAAGTGGGGGCTGCTGTAAAAGAGGCTCTTAATTTAGTTAAATCATCCATTCCTTCCATAATTGAGATCAGGACTGAAATAAGTTCCCATTCGTCTGTGAGTGCTGATCCGAATCATATTCACCAGATTGTGATAAATATATGCACAAATGCCATGGATGCCATGAGCGGGGAAAACAAAGGCATTCTGGAGGTTGCTGTTGATGACGTATATCTTGATAATAATAATGACGTAATGGCAAAATATGGAGATTATGTACGCATCTCAATTTCTGATACAGGCCATGGAATGACTCCTGATACCATTGACAGAATCTTTGATCCTTTTTTCACAACGAGGCAGAAACTGGGTAAAACAGGAATGGGGCTTTCGGTGGTTCACGGAATTATCAAGAGCCTTGACGGAGCAATAAGAGTTGAAAGTGAACCTGGCGAAGGAGCATTGTTTGAGGTTTTTTTGCCTTTGCTGGAAGTCAAGGAATCTGTCCATCCAGTTTTAATGAAAAATTCCAATATAATAAATCTTTTTACTGAGTATGATACTTCAGATCATGACATCATAAAAGCTTCGGAGCATTCAGAAACCGGCCATTTAAGCGAAGTCGGCGGTGTCACTGAAGAAAATAAACTTAAAAAAAAATACACCGTACTTGTTGTCGAGGATGAAGCAATTATTTTGGAAATGCTTACTGAAATGATAAAAAATATGGGTTTTTCGGTAATCGCACAGCAGAATCCTTTGCATGCAATAGAATTTTTTAAATCATCGCCTGAATCTGTTGATATTGTAATGACAGATCTCTCCATGCCAGAAATTGGTGGCGAGAAGCTGTCAGAAGAGATTTTTAGTATCAGTCCTTATACCCCGGTTGTTATATGCTCAGGGTTCAGCAGTAAAAAATACGCTGAAGAGGCAAATCTCAAAGGGCCAAGAATTTTCCTTAAAAAACCCATCGTTTCCGGAGTTCTTTCAAATACTCTGAAAGAAATTTGTGAATATATGGAAAAGAAAAAATAA
- a CDS encoding transglutaminase family protein, with amino-acid sequence MNNDALDLKPLTISIIIATIPHFQRLPWWIMVWCIFFWGYSFTGHSIRVSYQAKKWILVLLTLAGIAGILSEYRTVLGQDAGVGLICVMTSLKLLEIKNRRDLIITVFIIYFIIISNLLFSSSVMMTFYMFISVFITTSVLVFYTQKSLEPGRCIRISGALLIRALPLMIIMFVFFPRIQGTLWKGFRINSGKAGFSDTLVPGALSDLALTGELAFRVDFKDKKPPVNKLYWKGLVFGNFDGRAWKKSMAYAFPEYSSKSEAQYEYVITLEPSNSRYMFVSGCPVKAPQGSEIQTDGTLKSKSIITERLKYTVLSEESCNELALISPGEEFWALPKSGNYLSLKLGSRWKSEFSSQTRIIGAALDFLRNGGFSYSLRPPKLLTADSVDEFLFSTKKGYCEHYASAFTFLMRASGIPARVVGGYLGGNLNPVGGHITVTQDKAHAWVEVFLENKGWTIIDPTSVVAPDIFTRGLSSAVPVDEMPVLMTLPENRFIGTLWKKTANILDYINHGWNSFVIGYTYNKQKSFFESIGINSTRVSGALYIIFIMLFSGIAIFLVSWKIRFRDPLKKKDPIAWAWIEFCHKMGRIGLNKYNNEGPFEFLERIRIERPDLKNTAEPIINKYIFLKYANVTSNKENISEFTTMVRKFVAGRKK; translated from the coding sequence ATGAATAATGATGCCCTGGATTTAAAACCCCTTACAATTTCCATTATCATTGCCACCATTCCTCATTTCCAAAGGCTGCCTTGGTGGATAATGGTCTGGTGCATCTTTTTCTGGGGATATTCCTTTACCGGGCATTCCATCCGGGTGTCATACCAGGCGAAAAAATGGATTTTGGTTCTTCTTACGCTGGCAGGCATCGCAGGAATACTCTCTGAATACAGAACTGTTCTTGGTCAGGATGCAGGAGTTGGTCTCATATGTGTAATGACAAGTCTTAAGCTCCTTGAAATAAAAAACCGGCGGGATCTGATCATAACCGTATTTATTATATATTTTATTATAATATCAAATCTGCTGTTTTCCAGCTCAGTAATGATGACCTTTTACATGTTTATTTCCGTATTTATAACAACCTCCGTCCTTGTTTTTTATACACAGAAGTCCCTTGAGCCTGGCAGATGCATCAGGATATCAGGGGCTCTTTTGATACGTGCTCTCCCATTGATGATCATCATGTTTGTTTTTTTCCCTAGAATACAGGGAACATTGTGGAAAGGATTCAGAATCAACTCAGGTAAGGCTGGTTTTTCAGATACGCTTGTGCCCGGAGCCTTGAGCGATCTGGCTTTAACAGGAGAATTAGCATTCAGGGTCGATTTTAAAGACAAAAAACCTCCTGTTAACAAGCTCTACTGGAAAGGGCTGGTTTTTGGAAATTTTGACGGACGGGCCTGGAAAAAATCAATGGCGTATGCTTTTCCTGAATATTCTTCAAAAAGCGAGGCTCAATATGAATATGTAATTACTCTTGAACCGAGTAACAGCCGTTATATGTTTGTCTCAGGATGCCCTGTAAAAGCGCCCCAAGGATCAGAAATCCAGACTGACGGAACTCTTAAGTCAAAAAGTATTATAACTGAAAGGCTAAAATACACAGTTCTTTCAGAAGAATCTTGCAATGAGCTGGCCTTGATAAGTCCTGGCGAGGAATTTTGGGCCCTACCGAAATCGGGCAATTATCTGTCTTTAAAACTGGGGAGTAGATGGAAAAGCGAATTTTCTTCCCAGACTCGAATTATAGGTGCCGCGCTTGATTTTTTAAGGAATGGCGGTTTTTCATATTCACTTAGGCCTCCAAAACTCCTTACTGCCGATTCAGTTGATGAGTTCCTGTTTTCAACAAAAAAGGGATATTGTGAGCATTACGCGTCTGCGTTTACTTTTCTTATGCGAGCATCAGGAATTCCGGCCAGGGTTGTTGGCGGTTATCTTGGAGGTAATCTTAATCCTGTTGGCGGTCATATAACAGTCACGCAGGATAAGGCTCATGCCTGGGTAGAGGTTTTTCTCGAAAACAAAGGCTGGACAATAATTGATCCTACATCCGTGGTTGCTCCTGACATATTTACAAGAGGATTATCTTCTGCGGTTCCTGTTGATGAAATGCCGGTGTTGATGACTCTGCCTGAAAACAGATTTATAGGTACCTTATGGAAAAAAACCGCAAATATATTGGACTATATCAATCATGGATGGAACAGTTTTGTCATAGGATATACATACAATAAGCAGAAGAGTTTCTTCGAATCCATTGGTATAAATTCAACCAGAGTCAGCGGCGCACTCTATATAATTTTTATTATGCTGTTTTCAGGAATTGCCATTTTTCTTGTATCATGGAAAATCAGGTTTCGCGATCCATTGAAAAAAAAAGACCCCATAGCCTGGGCATGGATTGAATTTTGCCACAAAATGGGAAGGATCGGATTAAATAAATACAATAATGAAGGCCCATTCGAGTTTTTAGAAAGGATTCGTATTGAGAGGCCTGATTTGAAAAATACCGCTGAGCCAATAATTAATAAATATATTTTTCTAAAATACGCAAATGTCACGTCAAATAAAGAAAATATTTCTGAATTTACGACAATGGTTAGAAAATTCGTTGCTGGAAGAAAAAAATAA